From one Rhineura floridana isolate rRhiFlo1 chromosome 4, rRhiFlo1.hap2, whole genome shotgun sequence genomic stretch:
- the HDDC2 gene encoding 5'-deoxynucleotidase HDDC2, producing MGSLLQFMRLVGQLKRVPRTGWVYRNVANPESVSDHMYRMAVMAMVTDDKSLNKDRCIRLALVHDMAECIVGDIAPADNVSKEEKHRREEEAMKHLTQLLSEELKKEIYELWEEYEHQSSAEARFVKELDQCEMILQALEYEELEEKPGRLQDFYDSTAGKFCHPEIVQLVSSIKKERNTKISAANKDRPS from the exons ATGGGcagtttattgcagtttatgaggttggtggggcagctgAAG AGAGTACCACGGACAGGGTGGGTATACAGAAACGTGGCGAATCCAGAGAGTGTCTCAGATCATATGTACAGGATGGCTGTCATGGCTATGGTAACAGATGATAAGTCACTTAATAAAGACAG ATGCATACGGTTAGCTCTGGTTCATGATATGGCTGAATGCATAGTTGGTGACATTGCCCCTGCTGACAATGTGTCCAAAGAGGAGAAACACAGGCGAGAAGAG GAAGCTATGAAACATTTGACCCAGTTGCTGTCAGAGGAACTGAAGAAAGAAATTTATGAACTGTGGGAA GAGTATGAACACCAGTCTAGTGCAGAAGCAAGATTTGTAAAAGAGCTGGACCAATGTGAGATGATACTTCAAGCCCTGGAGTATGAAGAGTTAGAGGAAAAACCTGGAAGACTCCAAGACTTTTATGATTCAACAGCAG GAAAATTTTGTCACCCAGAAATAGTCCAGCTTGTGTCTtccataaagaaagaaagaaatacaaaAATAAGTGCAGCAAACAAAGATCGTCCATCTTAA